A section of the Campylobacter concisus genome encodes:
- a CDS encoding helix-turn-helix transcriptional regulator translates to MLNELYNDLEYKTLLEHISSQYKGKVVLDRKQTAAVLGIGISTLDLRISQGRDIPRYIKIGDAKNSRIAFAITDIAAYIFQKSVKTCS, encoded by the coding sequence ATGCTTAATGAATTATATAACGACCTAGAATACAAAACGCTTCTTGAGCACATATCTAGCCAATATAAAGGAAAGGTGGTTTTAGACAGAAAGCAAACCGCAGCGGTTCTTGGTATTGGTATATCCACTCTTGATCTTCGTATATCGCAGGGCAGGGATATTCCACGTTATATCAAAATTGGAGATGCAAAGAATTCTCGCATAGCGTTTGCGATAACGGATATTGCAGCTTATATTTTTCAAAAAAGTGTTAAAACATGCTCTTAA
- a CDS encoding tyrosine-type recombinase/integrase — protein MALMSYNKFANTNKYPGVRIYIPENNDMIFYVRLDGKDIKVGSKSEGVNVTYAYNKKKEYDTKKRNGELPDSITKKQLVKGGLKFDDIAKAFFDYRLEQTPDKTENIKEQICMYEQYHKSKFGSIVTSLISSEMIQEHFKNIKETVSSRTGRKLSQSRTNAIMGIIRTIFNYAIKQKLISHLSPFDIEIKKPDNKRERFLELVEIELLRKELACKGDFALELFVELALCTGARLDGILSIKKKDISLSNMSVNITDFKSKNPENKRYTGFLSDEALVLINKIYTKISPNDALVDKPYATLQNVLQHLLNKLFNDGLAPEDSANRVVIHTLRHTFASHLAIAGTPILTIKKLMNHSDINHTLRYAKLMPDSGKEMVKKLYKV, from the coding sequence ATGGCTTTAATGTCTTATAATAAATTTGCAAATACAAATAAATATCCGGGAGTTAGAATTTATATTCCCGAAAATAACGATATGATTTTTTACGTAAGATTAGACGGCAAAGACATAAAAGTAGGCTCAAAATCAGAAGGCGTAAACGTAACCTACGCCTATAATAAAAAGAAAGAATACGACACCAAAAAGAGAAACGGCGAGCTACCGGATAGTATAACTAAGAAACAGCTTGTTAAAGGTGGTTTAAAATTTGATGACATAGCAAAAGCATTTTTTGATTATAGGCTCGAACAAACGCCAGATAAAACGGAAAACATTAAAGAGCAAATTTGTATGTATGAGCAGTATCATAAAAGTAAATTCGGAAGTATCGTTACAAGCTTGATAAGCTCCGAGATGATACAAGAGCATTTTAAAAATATAAAAGAAACTGTGTCTAGCAGAACCGGTCGCAAGCTATCACAATCGCGTACAAATGCTATTATGGGCATAATAAGAACGATTTTTAACTACGCTATAAAACAAAAGCTTATATCTCATCTTAGTCCATTTGATATAGAGATCAAAAAACCAGATAATAAACGAGAAAGATTTTTAGAACTTGTAGAAATCGAGCTTTTACGCAAAGAGCTAGCCTGTAAAGGAGATTTTGCACTAGAGTTATTCGTAGAACTTGCTTTATGTACTGGAGCTAGGCTTGATGGCATATTAAGTATAAAGAAAAAAGATATATCGCTTTCAAATATGAGTGTAAATATAACCGACTTTAAAAGCAAAAATCCAGAAAATAAAAGATATACGGGATTTTTAAGCGATGAGGCATTGGTGCTGATAAATAAAATTTACACGAAGATTTCGCCAAATGATGCTCTTGTCGATAAACCCTACGCCACACTTCAAAACGTTTTGCAACATCTATTAAACAAACTCTTTAATGATGGGCTTGCGCCAGAGGATAGCGCAAATAGGGTCGTAATACACACGCTAAGGCACACGTTCGCCTCTCATCTGGCCATAGCCGGCACCCCGATACTAACGATAAAAAAGCTCATGAATCACTCTGATATCAACCATACTCTAAGATACGCGAAACTAATGCCAGACAGTGGTAAGGAGATGGTGAAGAAACTATATAAAGTATAA